A region of the Carya illinoinensis cultivar Pawnee chromosome 16, C.illinoinensisPawnee_v1, whole genome shotgun sequence genome:
AAACATACAGTTTTGATAAGTAGATCGTAGTCTTATAGACCTCATTGAATCGCCAAGAGAGGCAAGAATcgaagttttttttgtttatcaGACACATCCTTCTAAAAGCTGGTGTATTTAAGCAACTAAATGCAAAATCTGgctgataaataaatattgcaaTACTCCCAAGTCAAGGGCTTGAAAGGATGTCAGAGCCTAACATGCATCAGTAGAACAACAAATGAAAGAAGTAAAAGATTTCTTGGGATGACACGTCTATGCAGCATGTTGATGCCGTCATGGTggaaggaaatgatgatgtttcCGGCCAATATGTTTTAGTGGGTGGATGCGTGACTCAGTCCGGCAGAAATTGTCCAttcagaaagagagagagagagagagagagagaaggtggtGCCATCATTATCCAAAAAGATACGTAGGTTGAATGATGGAAGATTCATGGTCCAGGACAAAGATAACGTGGCTCTGTTTGCCATAACAAACAAAGTTGCTTTCAACACCTCTCATAAAATCAAAGTTTCACATATTATATACGTAATGAGCCATGAAAAAATTTCaccaaatttgatattttaaatttgaaaagttatttttataaaatttctataacatttctcatattttattttatagtgaaTCATCACAGCTTTTTCATAacttttagttaaaaaattattttctaacttCGTTTTTCTCATTCTACCAAAAAAATATCCTTCTACAGTCGCAAAAATAAAGACTAAATTAAATAACACatgcaattaatattaaatttatgtattacaaataataatattttatctttattaaaattttataaaaataaatttataaacttaagTGACTTTATCTATGAAATGTAAAActctttttattgtaaaatgaaaaattttactcatcattctCACATTACATAtcccacataatttttttatttttttttattttttttctattatcaaATATGTGGCTTatggataaaaattttaaaaaataaaaaataaatgaaatgtacaggaatgatgagtagcaaaactcttgtgaaataaaaaatgataattgcaGTGACAAGTGCAGTacaatcacttaaaaaaaaagtgaataaatacgagattcacataaaaagaaattaattttttaataataaacttcactctttttcaaaacgactataTAACGCTTACACACTCTATAATTATGTGTAATTTTACTCCTAGTGAAATAGGTCCAATGTCTCACATCAAGCCACTAAGTTCACTTTTATAATATCTTCATGTAACCTAGTAGTTCTAAATGCTAAGCGTCAAGCATCAACTGGCTATCACATAGGATGGCTTTCTTCCTCGCGATCTACGTTTAAGGCTTCAAATCTTAATTATATAGAACAAGCATGGAGTAGGATACATGCATCGCATAAGACACCAAAACATATGGACAGTTTCAGTTCCATGTTATTCACATAAGAAAACAAAGATACCAAAAAGAAACAATGGCCAATAACTATTAGGCTAATACGTTAAGATTCCAATTATTATTTGCCCATTTATGTATTATTCTTGTCCAAACACAGGCAAGAAGTAGAGGCAAATACTTAATGGAACAAAAGAGGGCACAACTTGGTAATGCTGGACCTTTTAAACAAGGGAATGGTTTGAATACTGTTCTCATGGATGCCAGAGGATGGTGGTCTCTGCAATCATGGAGGTCACCACATATGGATCCATGTTAGAAGCAGGCCTCCTGTCCTCGAAATAACCTTTCCCatttctctctgtctctctaccAACTCTAACGGAGGCTCCTCGGTTTGCCACTCCCTGTCCATAACCAGATGCAAAAGGATTCAGCATTCTGTTAAATTATGAAATAAAGCACTCTAAAAGATAACAGCTTCTTGTTTAATTCCAAACAGACTGAGAATGAGAATGAGGGTGCATGAATCACAAATCATCACTCTGGTTGGGCAATCCTCACATCACATGCCACCCCAGAAACTCATACTTCTTTTCTAACTATTATGTTAGATATAACATGGAGGTGGAACTTTTTACCCATAAGAAGTTTTTGATGTCTGCTGTTTCATGCTTTCCGGTGAGACGGCGGTCGTTGCCCTCCCCATAAGCTGCAATGTGCTCTTTGTGCTTCAATCCGAGCTTTTCAATAGCTTTTTTTATGACTTCGTACCCTCCATCAGTTCTCATGGACTTGGTGCTGAATTCACCACAAGTCAAACAAGGAGAGGTATCACAATTACATGCACAACTTCAAGCGAATTAACATTTACTACAAACCATATTATTACACAACTCCATCAGGCCATTGGGAACCATattaacaacaaatatttattaatgataGATCTCGTACTTTACCTATAATTAGTGTGCGCACCAGCCCCATTCCAGTCGCCCTGGTGATAATGATTTGTCAAAGTTaatacacaaaacaatttttacaGACCAAAGTAATTCCCGCAATGAGAGACCGGTGACAATCTAACCTCAATAGGTTTGGGATCAAAGGTAAGTGTTACTCCAGCTATCTCTGTAATCCTCTGGCATTACAGAAAACGCGTCTTGAGGAACATTGTTTTTTCCATGAAGTTTGAATAAAAAGCGATCACCATCATATTTTAAGATTTCAACAGTTGGGAAAACTAGATTATATTACCTCTAGAATATAACGAGCAACCCAGAGCTCATCTCCTGCAGAGATACCAGCGACTGGGCCAACTTGGAATTCCCACTACAAAATAGGTTAAGACAATAAGTGTTTGGAACTAAACCACATACAACACAAGCAGAGAAAATCGGTGAAGATCAAAACAAAgtcaaaagaaaaaccaaacaagaaattaatttcttttacctGTCCCGGCATCACTTCTCCATTGACACCACTGATGTTGATGCCAGCAAAAAGACAGGCTTTGTAATGAGAATCCACAATATCACGGCCAAAGGCCTTATCAGCACCAACACCACAATAGTATGGACCCTGTAATCAAACACACACTTCCACTTACACCGTGCAAAAACAGCAAAGAGGAGACTTGTATGAACAGAGAAAACGAGCATCAAGTAGTCAACTAGAATTATCAGGGTCACTCAAATCCAGATGAAATATAGTATTAACAGCATCCTGCTCTTGTATCAAATATGATCATTCCCTAAAAAATGTGTAAATTATGCAAGGAAGAATATTATTGGTCATGTTGCTCAGAATACTAAATGCTAAAAGCGCCACATTGAAGGATACACAAGAGATGTTTTATAGAGGACGTTCCTGGCTTGAAATAAATGAAACCAGACCCTAAGGACCTGCTCAATTCCGATACTTCTGTAACCAAGTTAGGGTAAGGAGATACATAAAACACCGAGGATGACAAGCTAGAGGCCAGGATTTCGAATTTCAACAGAATTTTGGAACAGGGAAATCCAGAAAATCTGGAGACTTAATCAGGTAGTCAAACAACGGATACCATACAATCAAAAACTGTAAATTGGCAAAGAGAAATATACGTCACCTGTGGTCCAGGATAACCACCGCGAGGCCACCCCATTGGCCATTTTACATCTTTTTGCAACAAGGTGTACTCCTGCTCTATACCATACCTGTTTGTTTAAATTAAACTTGAGAGAAACTATATGCATATTCGTGGATCAATATACAACGAAAAAGATTTATAAACAAGGAAAGGATAGAACTTGTCAAAGAAATACTCGAAACCCCAAAAGCTAGAACATACCAAGGTTCTTCAGCAACAACGTCAGGATGGCTAAAAACTTTTGCAGCATTGTATCTCTTATTTGTTGAAATAGGCTCTCCGGCCGGGGTATAGGCATCACACATAACCTATGGAGTTATATTCGATAAtaattaaacaacttaattttacTAGTAatggaaaataacaaaaaatctgTCTGTTCAATAAGTTTAAcaaaataagttcacattaattAAGTGAAAGGGATATCATTTATTCTTAGCAATTAagtgaaaaatacttacaagaaTGTTATTGCCCCTCCTAAATGGATCCCTGAAAATCGCTTGGGGACTATTttaattcaacaaaaaaaaaaaaaacaaaaaaaaagaatatccatttatcaaaaggaatagagaaataaataattatttgagagagagagagagaaagagagagtggtCTATTATACTGCAAGATGACTTCACTGTCATCCCCAGGAGCTTGGCCTGTGCTAGAACCATCATAGTTCCACTTTGGAAGTTTTGCAGGATCAGTAACTGGTCCAGGAAGAGTCTGTTccattgaaaataaattattggaaAAAAAGAATTAACCATAAGCCATAAcataaaaaacattattatataaaaaccaaaaaaagaaaaagaaacaaacagaagaaaagaaattaccCTGGCTTTGCTTCTAATGTCCATACCCGATCCACCGATCCTGttcataaataaatagatgGGTTCCCGGATCAATTTTAACACGAGAACAGAAAAACATAAAAcagagataaaaatatattactaagATAATCGGTTCGACCAAGAGATCattgtaaaaagaaaagaaaaaacctaaGAGAGAGAGctgaaaaataatatcaattatatgataagagagagatggagagtgAGAAACGCAGTAACGGAACGACAGATATATCACTACAGGATACCCTATCATGAAACAAAAATGCAGCAGCTAATCGAATCATGCAAGCCAGAAAAAGCTGCAAGAAAAACACAGCCATATCACAACAATGGGATGTACCCAGAAACAGAAAGACTCCAACTTTAATGAAAAACGCACTATCTATCAACGTGATTCTTCATTTACAttgaaagaaatttaaaaggaaCAAAAAGGTAATGAGAAAGAGACATTAAGATCTGAGAATGCTCACCATATGTACTCGGCGATCACCTTCTCAGTGGTCTCGGAGAGATTGAGGTTGACAAGATCTGAAAGCAGAGACATCttcacagcaagaaacaaatgAGAAAAAGATGTTGCACCCAACAGGCGATTTTAGCGATAAAAAAGAGGAAGGCTCTATTTAAATGATCAGGCTCGGATTCTGCACGGTGCAGAGACGTTCGATAGTTGTACTTTAAGCCCTTAAGCTTTTGGCCTTATCTTGGAGGTGACAAGTGACAACGACGTCCAGGCCGAAGATGGAGGAAGTGGTTTAGTGCATGCTTGACACTCGCAGGATCTCGTATTTTCGTGAAATATTAGGAAAATAATTCgagtcaataattttatttaattaagaaaattttaaaaagtaaatagaaaaaattaaataaaaatattataaaatttaaaaattatttgaatacaatttttaatatttttttattttaaaatttataaaaattatagtgatttttatgttttaataataattaagtgatgattaaataaataatttaaaattttaaaattgaaaagtgttatatttaaaagaattagTATTGGATTGATCAAAAGTCTAACTAAATGTAAAACAATTCTGCTACAGCTACTCGGCATTGCGTACCTTTGAGAAAATCGGCTGACATCAGCcgatatatttaattaaaaaaaaaacagatcaaACGCAGTTGAAGAAGAGAAATGAGGAGTAAATGCGCtcgaaaaaatgaaatgaagccCAACCATAGAGCCTTCTAGAGTTGAGAGAGAAAGTGtcgtctgagagagagagagcgccgATGGTCGTCATGGTGGGTATGAACGCCTTTAGCGACATTTTATGTGTCTCAGGAGCAGCATTTCCATTTGGACTTTTATTGAGCTTTGAAGGGGAACACCTATCCCAGTTTCCGTTTTTGGTGACAACTTGACTTTTTGCTAGTTTTGTTAAAAGACTATAGCTTTCTCGCAAGTTCAAGTCGGTTTCATGGTGAGCATGTGATCTGAAAGATTCTTTTCTTCTAATTATCAATGAGATGAGGGAACTATTAAAGATTAATATTTGTATGTAATGAAGCAATTAGTTTAAAACCCTTATAAAGTCCATTTTTTTAGCCAaggaataattttttaaagtgtAAGACGACAATAGGCATCTTATAACTTTTGGTTTGTGTTGTTGTTTCAATCACTATCACAACTTTTAGTTGGGGCAATTCCAAGAATGTTAAATTCTTTGAAAAGCTATCAATGcaaagtatttattttatttggtttgtGGGGAGCTATGTTGCGATGTGGGATTGCTTTGTTATGTGGGTTGACGAAGGGAGGGTAGGGTTGCTTTGTTCTGTGGGTAGATGAAGGGAAGGGAGGGAGAAAGCAAAGATGCGGTCGTTTGGTATATGAAACCCACCGTTTCATTTGTACACATGGACGCCAGGTACGTGAAGATTCCCCCAGCTGTGTGCAAATAGactttttcaatataaaatatgataaatttcaTCAAAATGGAGCCGCATTGAATTAGTTAAAGGGATGGGTGGAAAGTTTTGAACTACAGTaaattttatggttttttcaaatttgaagagctACTATCATCAAgcaaatgtgtttttttttattcaattttaaatgtTCTTTCTTTTAGCTTAGTTTAAATGTTAcataacagaaaaaataaaagctatATTAAGTTCAAGGTTGATACTTTATAGAGGACTCTAGTCACGTTCAAGGTACATCGTGGGAGATTAATGTTTTATAAACTAGCTTTTGTGAATGTGCTTTCTTGccaatgttttttgttttatttttttatttttttgataacttGCTAGTGTTAAATGATCATAATAGggactacaaatatcatattGGTGCACATATATTGGTGCCCTGGACGTGCAAAATAATACCAAaggattaataaaattaaattgaaagaaatgctttaatttttttttttttttgaaaggaatatCATTTCATTAACTCAAAACCTCAGTACATtgtttctcaattaaaatagcTGACATAACCTCTGGAGGGCCATCTTCAATCCACACAGCCTCACTTTCTAAATACATGCCTAACTTTGTAGCAATGTGAGCAGCCTTATTACCACTTCTCTTGACAAAATTTAACTTCCAATCAGCATGTCCCAACATTAGGTGTTGAATATCATCCAGCAACTGTCCTTGTGAAGAACAATTAGAATTAATCCCTATAAAACCTTCTATAACTGTCTTAGCATCACCCTCGATAATCACCTGTTGTAAACCCAATTCTTGATCCAGATTCAGACTTCTTAACAAAGCATAACATTCTATAGAAAACATATAACTAACATAATTTCTTGGTGTAGAAATTACAATCATCGTCTCACTCCTGCTATTTCTAACCACAATACCAATACCCATCATTCTCTTTTCAGAGTCATAGGCTGCATCGAAATTTAGCTTAAAGAAAGGATCAGATTGAGGCCTCCACTGAATATTAGAAGTCTGCATTGAAATATTACTTGCTTCGACCGATAAATTCAAATGTATTTCTTTACAAACATCAATATCATCCACTGCTGTTCGAATTAAAACCAGAGGACTAAGAAATTTATTATGAAACACAAAACTATTTCTTCTAGACCAGAGCTTATGTAGTATGGTAGCCACATAATCCACAAACTCAGTATCCAATTTGTCAATCAGATCCTCCCATAGTAAACTGAAGTCCTGATAATTAGAACTCCATTTCTTGAGAGGAGTTTCTTTTTTCCCCCATACATCCATTGAAGCAAGACAACTCTATAGTACATGGATAATAGACTCCTCCCACCTCTGGCAAACAGGACACAACCCATCATCTATAAtctgttttttctttagcaGCTGATTGGTTAGTAAAATATCATTAAGAGCCTTccaaataaattgtttaatctTCCCTGGTACCTTTAATTGCCATAATTTCCCACCTCTCCCTTCATTCTAAGCTTCTCCAACAATCTGTTCGTTCAAAGAGCAATCAAGGAAATATGCacttttaattgaaaaaacaCCCTTATCACTCTTGGCTCTGatcaatttatcactaacatcCCTCAAACAAATAGGAATACTACAAATAAGATGTGCCTCCTTGATACTGAACACTTCCTTTATTAGATCAATGTTCCACTTGCCACTAACTTCATCAATTAGTGCTACAACTTTTGAGTCTGACACCAACCTATTGATAGGAATTTGAACTTTTAAAGAAGAAGGCTGTGGGAGCCATTTGTCATGCCAAACTCGGATCCTCTTGTCATTCCCTACCCTCCAAACTGCACCTTCTTTGACCAACTGGATTGCAGACCTACGACTTCTCCATATATGAGAAGGAAAACAACCAGCTTTAGCATCCAGAATATCATAGTTTTGATAATATTTGTTCTTGAAAACCTATGCCACCAAAGAAGAAGATTCTTGAATTAATCTCCACACCTGTTTAGCCAAGATAGCACTATTAAAGCTAACCAGATTTCTAAATCCAAGCCCCCCCTTTATTCTTTACTTCCCTTAACCTGACCCAACTCCTTTGATGTATACCCTTATCTTCTTTTTTATGACTCCACCATAACCTAGAAAACATTGCTTCAATCTCCTTTAGTAAATTAGCAGGCAACCTAAAAACACTCTCGTA
Encoded here:
- the LOC122298485 gene encoding glutamine synthetase nodule isozyme-like isoform X2, which gives rise to MIGIGGSGMDIRSKARTLPGPVTDPAKLPKWNYDGSSTGQAPGDDSEVILHPQAIFRDPFRRGNNILVMCDAYTPAGEPISTNKRYNAAKVFSHPDVVAEEPWYGIEQEYTLLQKDVKWPMGWPRGGYPGPQGPYYCGVGADKAFGRDIVDSHYKACLFAGINISGVNGEVMPGQWEFQVGPVAGISAGDELWVARYILERITEIAGVTLTFDPKPIEGDWNGAGAHTNYSTKSMRTDGGYEVIKKAIEKLGLKHKEHIAAYGEGNDRRLTGKHETADIKNFLWGVANRGASVRVGRETERNGKGYFEDRRPASNMDPYVVTSMIAETTILWHP
- the LOC122298485 gene encoding glutamine synthetase nodule isozyme-like isoform X1; its protein translation is MSLLSDLVNLNLSETTEKVIAEYIWIGGSGMDIRSKARTLPGPVTDPAKLPKWNYDGSSTGQAPGDDSEVILHPQAIFRDPFRRGNNILVMCDAYTPAGEPISTNKRYNAAKVFSHPDVVAEEPWYGIEQEYTLLQKDVKWPMGWPRGGYPGPQGPYYCGVGADKAFGRDIVDSHYKACLFAGINISGVNGEVMPGQWEFQVGPVAGISAGDELWVARYILERITEIAGVTLTFDPKPIEGDWNGAGAHTNYSTKSMRTDGGYEVIKKAIEKLGLKHKEHIAAYGEGNDRRLTGKHETADIKNFLWGVANRGASVRVGRETERNGKGYFEDRRPASNMDPYVVTSMIAETTILWHP
- the LOC122298980 gene encoding uncharacterized protein LOC122298980 — its product is MDVWGKKETPLKKWSSNYQDFSLLWEDLIDKLDTEFVDYVATILHKLWSRRNSFVFHNKFLSPLVLIRTAVDDIDVCKEIHLNLSVEASNISMQTSNIQWRPQSDPFFKLNFDAAYDSEKRMMGIGIVVRNSRSETMIVISTPRNYVSYMFSIECYALLRSLNLDQELGLQQVIIEGDAKTVIEGFIGINSNCSSQGQLLDDIQHLMLGHADWKLNFVKRSGNKAAHIATKLGMYLESEAVWIEDGPPEVMSAILIEKQCTEVLS